The Nocardioides marmorisolisilvae genomic interval CCTCGAGCACCGGGATGCGCACCCCGTCCTCGGCCACCGCCCACGCGTAGTAGGCGCGCTGGTCCTCGAAGTGCCGCCGCAGCGCGTCGTCGCCGGACAGCCCGGGGATGCTCGACCAGTCCGCAGCGTGCACCGTGGCCAGCACGTCGACGCTGCCCCGCAGCAGGCGGCGTCGCTGTTCCCGATCGGCCTCGAGGAGCCACCCCCCGAACAGGTACGGCGGGTTGTCCGAAGGCACCTCGCCCTCCAACCGCTCGAAGAGCAGCAGCGGTGCGCCGAACACCTCACCGGTGGACTCCAGCGCGAGCACCCGCGGCGCGGGCACGCCCACGCGGCGTACCGCCTCGATCACGTCACGTTGGAAGCCGAAGTCGTAGCCGCGGAAGACCGGGAACGACGACCGCTCCGGTGGCAGCCGGGCGACGAGCTGGTGCGGGCCCGCCGCGTCGCGGGCCGCGAAGATGACGGTGGCGCTGGAGTAACCCGCCTCCGGCAGCACCAGATCGCTCACCACGACGGGCCCGTGACCGAGGACGTCGGGCAGCCACTGCTCCAGGCCCTCGCGGAGAGTCGCCGGGTCGCGCTCGTGGACGGTGAGGTCGACCCGGTCGGTGTGCGCCATGCGCCGAGACTAGAACGTGTTCCAGGTCGGCGGAAGGGGAACGGAGGCGCTCAGCGGCGCCCGGTCTTGAACAGGCCGCGCACGATCTCACGCGCGGCGCTGCGGGCGACCTGCTTGAAGGCGGTCGAGCTGACCACCTGCTCGACGACCGACTTCTGCTTGCGGGTGCGGCTCGTGGTGCGCGACGACGTCGGCGCGGCCTCCTCCTCGGCGGTGGCCTTGGTCGCGCCCTGGTCGAGCTTGCGGGCCAGGATCTCCTTGGCCGACTCGCGGTCCACGGCCTCGCCGTACTTCGCCGACAGCGGTGACGCCTTCACCGCAGCGGTCATCGTGTCGGCCGCCGCGGCCCCCATCAGCGACTCGGGCGCCCGCAGCCGGGTCCAGGCGACGGGCGTCGGGGCACCGCGCTCGTTCATCACGGTGACGATCGCCTCACCGATGCCGAGCTGCAGGATGACCTGGCCGAGGTCGTCGTACGACGACGTGGGGTAGGTGTTCACGGTCTGCTTGAGCGCCTTGGCGTCGTTGGGCGTCGCGGCACGCAGCTGGTGCTGGATCCGGGACCCAAGCTGGGCGAGCACGTCGTCGGGGACGTCGGTGGGCGACTGGGTCACGAAGAAGACGCCGACCCCCTTGGAGCGGATCAGCCGCACGGTCTGGGCGATCGACTCGAGGAACTCCTTCGACGCGCCGTCGAAGAGCAGGTGCGCCTCGTCGAAGAAGAACACCAGCTTGGGCTTGTCGGGATCGCCGACTTCGGGCAGGTCGTGGAACAGGTCGGCGAGCAGCCACATCAGGAAGGTCGAGAAGAGCGCCGGACGGTCCTGCAGGTTCGGCAGTTCCACCAGGGAGATCAGCCCCTTGCCGTCGCTCGTCACTTGGAGCAGGTCGGTGGTCTCGAACTCGGGCTCACCGAAGAACACGTCGGCGCCCTGGTCTCCCAGGGTGATCAGCTCGCGCAGGATCACTCCGGCCGTCGCCGCCGAGAGGCCGCCGAGATCCTTCAGGTCCGCCTTGCCCTCGTCGGAGGTCAGATGCTTGACAACCTCCCGCAGATCGGCCAGGTCCAGCAGCGGCAGCCCCGCCTTGTCGGCGTAGTGGAACACCAGCCCGAGCGAGGACTCCTGGGTGTCGTTGAGGCCGAGCACCTTGGAGAGGAGGGTCGGGCCGAAGGCGGTCATCGTGACCCGCAGGGGGATCCCGGTGCCCTGGCCGCCAAGCGCGAAGTACTCCACCGGGAAGCCCTGCGCCTTCCACTGCTGGCCGACCGACGCCGCCCGCTGGCTGACCTTGTCGCTCTCCGCGCCGGGCACTGCCAGCCCCGAGAGGTCACCTTTGATGTCGGCGGCGAACACCGGTACGCCGGCCGACGAGAGCTGCTCGGCCAGCAGTTGGAGGGTCTTGGTCTTGCCGGTGCCGGTGGCGCCGGCGACCAGTCCGTGGCGGTTGAGCATCCCGATCGGGATGCGCACGTGCACGTCGGTGAGGTCGGTGGCGTTGAGCATCAGCCCACCGAGCTCGAGTGCGGTTCCCTCGAACCGGTAGCCCGCGGACACCGCCGCGCTGATCGGATCCTGGACAGCAGCGTCGGCTGCGGGCGCCTGCTCGGTCATGACGGCCACCCTAGTGTTTCGGAGTCGTTGCACCAGTCTCCCTATGATGTGGCGGTGATCTTCAAGCGAGTAGGAGACAGCCGGCCCTACCCGGAGCACCGGCTGGATCCCCGCGACTGGGCGGCGCTGCCGCCGCGGCCGGTGCGGCTCGACGAGCTGGTCACGACCAAGGACACCCTGCAGCTGGCGACCCTGCTCGACGAGGACTCCACCTTCTTCGGAGACCTCTTCGCCCACGTCGTGGAGTGGCGTGGCGACCTCTACCTCGAGGACGGCCTGCACCGCGCTCTCAGGGCGGCTCTGCAGCAACGCCACGTGCTGCATGCGCGGGTGCACCAGATCGGCGACCCGGGCGTGAGCGGCCGATGATCGGGCGCCGCATCACCACGACGCTCACCATGGTCGCGCTGATCGTCGTACTCGGGGTGATGGCGGTGTGGGGCTACCGCGCTGCCACCGCACCGCTGCCTCAGCGTCATGACGCCTCGACGTCGACGTGTTCGAAGGCGGAGATCTCCAAGCAGATCTATGTCCATCGCAAGGACGTCACCGTCAGCGTCTACAACGCCGGCGCACCGACCGGGTTCGCTCGCCTCACGCTGCAGCGCCTCGAGAACCTGGGCTTCGCGCCGGGCAGCGTCGGCAACGCCCCCACGCACGACCACGTGACGCGGGCGCAGGTGCTCACCACCAAGAAGGGGGACACCGCCGCGAAGCTGGTCGCGCGCACCCTCGGCGGGCACCCCCGGATCAAAGTCGTCGCCGACGAGCTCGGTCCCGGGATCGACGTGTACGTCGGCGCCCACATGCACCACCTGGACAATCACGCACCCAAGCGGCTCAAGCTGCCGAAGCCCATCGAGCACTGCGTCCCGGTCGACTGACCGTTCCGCCAGGGCGTCAGCTGCGGTGCCACTCAGCTGCCGTACCACTGGGCGAGGCGACCACCGAGGGACACCGCCCGCAGCCGCTTCTCGGTCTGCTCCCGCGCCTTGCGCGGAGTCACGACGAGCACGTCGTCCCCACGTCGCAGCACCGTCCTCAGCTCCGGCACCTTGATCTCGCCGCCGCGGACGATGAGGGCGACCGACGCCCCGGTAGGCAGCCGCAGCTCCCCGACCTCGACCCCGTGCATCAGCGACTTCGGTGAGATCCGGACCTGCAGGAGGTCCGCGGAGATCCGCTCCAAGGGGGCCGCCTCGACGTCGAGGTCGCGCGGTTCGGAGCGTCGGGCCAC includes:
- a CDS encoding phosphotransferase family protein produces the protein MAHTDRVDLTVHERDPATLREGLEQWLPDVLGHGPVVVSDLVLPEAGYSSATVIFAARDAAGPHQLVARLPPERSSFPVFRGYDFGFQRDVIEAVRRVGVPAPRVLALESTGEVFGAPLLLFERLEGEVPSDNPPYLFGGWLLEADREQRRRLLRGSVDVLATVHAADWSSIPGLSGDDALRRHFEDQRAYYAWAVAEDGVRIPVLEDAFDWLEQRWPSTVGDPVLCWGDARIGNLGYTDFVPTAAFDWEMACVGPRELDLGWFCFLHRFFQDIAEVFELPGMPTFLHRDDVATAYRNASGHEVRDFDWYLGYAALRHGNVMCRIKRRMIHFGQDQVPDDPDDYVIHQASLRRLMAGTYDWGTPEGLA
- a CDS encoding type II toxin-antitoxin system VapB family antitoxin, with the protein product MIFKRVGDSRPYPEHRLDPRDWAALPPRPVRLDELVTTKDTLQLATLLDEDSTFFGDLFAHVVEWRGDLYLEDGLHRALRAALQQRHVLHARVHQIGDPGVSGR
- a CDS encoding helicase HerA-like domain-containing protein is translated as MTEQAPAADAAVQDPISAAVSAGYRFEGTALELGGLMLNATDLTDVHVRIPIGMLNRHGLVAGATGTGKTKTLQLLAEQLSSAGVPVFAADIKGDLSGLAVPGAESDKVSQRAASVGQQWKAQGFPVEYFALGGQGTGIPLRVTMTAFGPTLLSKVLGLNDTQESSLGLVFHYADKAGLPLLDLADLREVVKHLTSDEGKADLKDLGGLSAATAGVILRELITLGDQGADVFFGEPEFETTDLLQVTSDGKGLISLVELPNLQDRPALFSTFLMWLLADLFHDLPEVGDPDKPKLVFFFDEAHLLFDGASKEFLESIAQTVRLIRSKGVGVFFVTQSPTDVPDDVLAQLGSRIQHQLRAATPNDAKALKQTVNTYPTSSYDDLGQVILQLGIGEAIVTVMNERGAPTPVAWTRLRAPESLMGAAAADTMTAAVKASPLSAKYGEAVDRESAKEILARKLDQGATKATAEEEAAPTSSRTTSRTRKQKSVVEQVVSSTAFKQVARSAAREIVRGLFKTGRR
- a CDS encoding LytR C-terminal domain-containing protein, whose translation is MIGRRITTTLTMVALIVVLGVMAVWGYRAATAPLPQRHDASTSTCSKAEISKQIYVHRKDVTVSVYNAGAPTGFARLTLQRLENLGFAPGSVGNAPTHDHVTRAQVLTTKKGDTAAKLVARTLGGHPRIKVVADELGPGIDVYVGAHMHHLDNHAPKRLKLPKPIEHCVPVD